The following DNA comes from Dehalococcoidia bacterium.
GACCGGGACCCACGGACGAGGCCCGTTCCCGCTCGTGCCGCTCCAGGCTGAGTCAAGCACATTCCGCGGCGGCGGTCACGCGGCCAGTGCTGCACCTGCGCTGTCGCCTGCCCCACTCCCGGGCCAACAAGAGGCAGCCGCGCTCCGTTCGGGAGCGCGGCTGCCAATGCGTTCAAGCGGGCCGGGGCGGCTACTTGCTGAACTTCTCCACTCCCGTGTAGGCGATCTTAGTCGTAGCGTTCGTCGTCTTCGGGTAGCTGACGGTTACCACACCAGAACCCTGGGTCGGGCCGCCGGGCGCATTCGCCACCTTCCCCTGCGGCGAACTCGCATTGACGGTCAGCAGATCGCCGGCCTTGTTCGGCGCGGGCGCCGGATCGCCGGCGTCGACGCTGAGATTGGCGCTCACCGTGTCCGCCACATTCAGCGTGATGGAGTCGGCTCCATCCAGTGTGCTGATGGCCAGCTGATCAACATCCGCGGTTGGAATCGAGACGGTCAGCAGCGCGTTCACCTGCACGGTGGAGACGGTGTCGACGTTGCCGGTGACGGTATCGGCGCCGGCGCTGCCCATGACGGTGACAACGTCGTTGTTCCCGGTCAGCGGGTCTATGGTGAAGGTGCCGCCGACTCCGGTGAGCGAGAAGAACTGCACGGATGCCCCTACCAGGACCGTGCCGGCGTTGGCGCCCGTGGGCGTGTAGGTCAGCTGATCGTCGCCCGGAGTGCCAAGGATCGTCAGCGCCTTGCCGTTGGCGTCGATGTTGACCACGGGGATGCCGACGATGCCGATCTTGCCGCTCACGCCGGCGACGCCGCCGAAACCGGCGATCGTGCCTGCCGCAAGATCGACCGTCACCGGCCCGCCCGCCGCGCTGGCGGTGCCACCCGGCAGCGTCAGCGACCGATTGGCGATCGTGACCTTCAGCGCCGCGGACGGCGCGCTTACGTTGCCGGCGAGGTCTTCGAGCTGCACGGTGACGTTGTAGACTCCGTCGTTCAGGGCCACGGACGTCACCTGGTACGTGCCGCCGGCGGTGACAAGATCGCTGCCCACCTGGGCGCCGTTCGCGTACAGCCGCACAAGCGCGTTTGTCTCGCCCGTTCCGGCGAACTGCGGCGTGGTGATCGTGGTGATGTTGTCATCGTTGACGCCGCCCGTGTCGCTCGACGCAATCAGGTCCGGCGCGGGCGCAGCAGCGGGCGCCGCCGTGTCGATCGTCACCTGCAGCGCACCGGACTCGCCACCGGAGCCGACCGCGTGCGGACCGGCCGGTGGCGACGCTGGATCGACAATGAACACCCTGGCCGTGATCGATCGCAGGCCGTCGGCCAGAGCGGACGGGAAGGTGAAGCTGAAGAGGTTGCCGCCGGCCGGCGCAGCGAAGCCGGCGAGGGCGCCGTCGGCGAAGACACCGACCTTGTAACCGGGCGCATCGTCGGCGAGGTTGGCATCGTTCGTGGGCGAGAAGGCGATGCCGTTGAGTGCCGTCGTCGTCGTCACCTGCAGCTGCACCGTTGGCTTGTTCACGTTCGTGACATTGTCGTGCGCGTCGCGGCCGCTGTCGGAGCCGGGCGCCAGAGTGATGCCGAAGGGCACGGGCGCCGGCGTGTTCACGATCGCCAGCGAGTAGGTATTTTCCGAGGGCGGCGGCTGATTCGGCTCCGCGAACACGCGCAAGAAGTACACCTGGCCCGCAACCGCCGGGATGGTGATGCTCTCGGTGTCGTTCGAATCGAGTCCAGCAGTCGCGGTTGCCACCGCCTTCCCGGCCGCATCCTGCATCTGGATGTCGAGGTCGGAGGCGCGGCTGTCGCTTTGCATGGTAAAGGCAAGCTTGCCGGTGTTGTGGGCGACAACACGGAAGAAGTCTTCGTCAAGCGGCGTGTTGATCGTGCCGCTCAACGTGAAGGAATCGGGGGATCCCAAATCGGTTGCGACGCCGGGATCGCGAGAGTCGTTCGGCTCATAGGCGTCCGGGAACTGGCCGAGGATGCTGAAGACGTCCAGCAGGATTTGCTGCCCGTTCGGCGCCGGCGGATTGCCCCCGACCGTGTTGCCGGTGAAGGAGACATAGCCGTAGCCGTTGGCGGCCGCGGCGCCGTTGTACTCGCCGATGCGCAGGGTGTTCGGCACGCCGCACGGGTTGCCGAAGCAGCCTGCGCCCGCATCAGGATCGAAGTGCGTGTCGTTGATGCGGAAATCGTTGCTCCACGTCAGACCACCGTCGCGGCTGACCGTCGCGTACCGATCGAGCAGGAAGTCACCGCCGGCGTTCTTGTTCCCCTCGCGGCTGTCGTACCAGGTGGCATACATGTTGCCGAGCTGATCGATCGCGCCGGTGCCGAAGACCTGGAACGTACCCACCGGACCGTGACTGATCGTGCTGCGCGTCCAGCTCGCGCCGAAGTCGGTGGAGCGTGCGAAGACCACGTCCGACTGGTCGCCGCTGCAGTAATTGTTTCCCGGGTTGTCGTCGGCGATGACGTAGACGTTGCCGGGGCGATTGGGATCGGGCAGCACGAACGGCTGCAGCGCCCCGGCCCAGAGCGATTTCGATCCCGGCACCGTGCAGGCGAAGGTTTGCAGGTTCCAGGTCACCTCGGCCTGGCCCGGCAGGAAGGCCTGAACGGGCGTGTTGAACGTGCCGGCGAGGATGTCGGCGCCGGCGTTCGGCGAGCGCACGATGTTGATGACGCCCGACGTCCCGTCGGCATTCGTGCCGTTGACGTTGTTGCAGTAGGCGTGCCAGGCGATATAGAGGTTGCCGGCCGCGTCAACGGCATCGTCGGGGAAGCGCGCGTCATTGGCGCATTCGCCCTTGACGTTGGAGAGGTTCGCTGAAGCGGACCAGGTCGAGCCGCCATCGGTCG
Coding sequences within:
- a CDS encoding Ig-like domain-containing protein, with product MRPRQSLARIAALALLILASAFISRRVHAGGDVPTIIGVNEPHDTVVSPLNPHKVAVSAANALWLSNDEGRTNFAFINFPFPNGPAPLSYGTCGDSSLAFDLQGRLFWTILGCGTDAGNNKDVGIFVARINFDLGTIDAGFPVCAACGNDNNRDKQWIIVDASPSSPFKGNVYIAWSDIGSANQIKFMRSTDGGSTWSASANLSNVKGECANDARFPDDAVDAAGNLYIAWHAYCNNVNGTNADGTSGVINIVRSPNAGADILAGTFNTPVQAFLPGQAEVTWNLQTFACTVPGSKSLWAGALQPFVLPDPNRPGNVYVIADDNPGNNYCSGDQSDVVFARSTDFGASWTRSTISHGPVGTFQVFGTGAIDQLGNMYATWYDSREGNKNAGGDFLLDRYATVSRDGGLTWSNDFRINDTHFDPDAGAGCFGNPCGVPNTLRIGEYNGAAAANGYGYVSFTGNTVGGNPPAPNGQQILLDVFSILGQFPDAYEPNDSRDPGVATDLGSPDSFTLSGTINTPLDEDFFRVVAHNTGKLAFTMQSDSRASDLDIQMQDAAGKAVATATAGLDSNDTESITIPAVAGQVYFLRVFAEPNQPPPSENTYSLAIVNTPAPVPFGITLAPGSDSGRDAHDNVTNVNKPTVQLQVTTTTALNGIAFSPTNDANLADDAPGYKVGVFADGALAGFAAPAGGNLFSFTFPSALADGLRSITARVFIVDPASPPAGPHAVGSGGESGALQVTIDTAAPAAAPAPDLIASSDTGGVNDDNITTITTPQFAGTGETNALVRLYANGAQVGSDLVTAGGTYQVTSVALNDGVYNVTVQLEDLAGNVSAPSAALKVTIANRSLTLPGGTASAAGGPVTVDLAAGTIAGFGGVAGVSGKIGIVGIPVVNIDANGKALTILGTPGDDQLTYTPTGANAGTVLVGASVQFFSLTGVGGTFTIDPLTGNNDVVTVMGSAGADTVTGNVDTVSTVQVNALLTVSIPTADVDQLAISTLDGADSITLNVADTVSANLSVDAGDPAPAPNKAGDLLTVNASSPQGKVANAPGGPTQGSGVVTVSYPKTTNATTKIAYTGVEKFSK